In Paludibaculum fermentans, the genomic stretch CTATCGCCGCTGAACTGCAGTCCACATATTCAGGCCGGGCGGAGATCCGATGGACCGGCCAGCTCGGTCGTCATGAAATCCTTCGCCTTATGGAGGAGGCCGAGTGCCTCGTCGTCCCTTCTATCCTCGACGAACCATTTGGGCTGGTAGTGATCGAGGCATACTCGGCAGGACTTCCCGTCATCGCCTCTCGCGTAGGCACCTTGCCCGAACTCGTCCTGGAAAACCAGACCGGCTTTCTATGCTCACCGGGAGATCCGGTTCAGCTGGCTGCCTCCATCACTCGAATGTTCTCTGATTCGACACCTCGCAAGGATTTCCAGCAGAGCGCGCGCGCCGCGTACGAAGGCAGATATCAACCCGAAACGAATCACCAGTTGCTCATGGACATCTATCACGACGCTTTGGAGGGGCAGCGATCACGTCGCGTGGCAATCTAGCAGCGGCGTCCGCTATTACTTTCCATGAAGGCTCCGGTGACCTGAAATGATCTGCGTTTCCCATCCCCAAGGCGAACCAAGAAACCCACGCTGCTGGTCCGGAACACCCAGCAACATCGTCCGCGCCCTGGAATCGCTGGGACTTCCAGTGCAAACGGCCAACCTCGCCTCAACTAACCTCTGGAAAGGCCTCCACTTTGCCGCCGCGACACTCCAGGGCCTTGGACGGGACTTCCACCGCGCTCGGCTCTCCCGGTCTGCCGCCTTTCGCAAACTGGAAAGATCCATGGCCGGCACGGGGTGCAGCCGCGCCCTGCATATGACGACACTTTCGATGCCCGGCAGCAGCAGCAATTCCAGCTTCCAGCACTACGTCTACATCGACTCCACCTATGCGCTCCAGCGGGCCCAACGCCCCGCCGCCGACCCGCCGCACGCGCAAGACCTGTTTGACGCACTCGAAAGAGAAACATTCCAGCAGGCCCGGCACATCTTCACGGTAGGCGAGTACGTCCGCGACAACGTCATCGCTCACTACGGGATCGATCCGGCACGAGTCACCGCCGCGGGCACCGGTCGAGGCAAGATCGCCCCCTTCCATGGACCGAAGAACTTCGACCAGGCCCCAATCCTGTTTGTCGCCAAGGAACGCTTCGTGGAAAAGGGCGGGCTTCTACTCCTTGAGGCCTTCCGGACGGCTCACGCCAGGAACCCGCGCCTCCGCTTGGTCATGGTCGCCCCACC encodes the following:
- a CDS encoding glycosyltransferase family 4 protein; translated protein: MAGTGCSRALHMTTLSMPGSSSNSSFQHYVYIDSTYALQRAQRPAADPPHAQDLFDALERETFQQARHIFTVGEYVRDNVIAHYGIDPARVTAAGTGRGKIAPFHGPKNFDQAPILFVAKERFVEKGGLLLLEAFRTAHARNPRLRLVMVAPPEFRGPIEGTPGVQFRTALPWSELESLFQQAALFAMPALYEPWGLVYLEALACRCPVLGMRRNAMPELTGNGKFGFLIQEPTAQAVSEGLVDAFSNADRLRRMGEAGQTECLRRYTWERTAERIARVMGLPGAPAQPAFTNHRSKEFTA